GTGGAATCTTCTGCCGACCATACTTTTGTACCCTACGAGGCCATAGCTGATAATCTAGAGGACCCTTACAAGATTCCTGGACTTTCCAAGGCCGATGTGGTGGTAGGCTCCGGCATGGGAGCATTTCTCCTGCTCATGCACCACAAGAAAAAACCGTCGGCACAGCGATGGATTTTGCTTTCGCCTTATGCGGACTTCTGCGACGAAGACAGCGACTGGACGGAGACGAACCTGCACTTTATGGCAAGGCAGATGCAGACGACTACGGAACCGGGCCTTAACTCTTTTGCAGAACAGTTCGAAGACGAATTCGGCGAGTGGCAAGACGACTGGATGGACTGCGCCAAGAAGATGAATGCCGAGAAACTGGCCAAAGGCATTACTTATCTGGCAGACAATAAAATTTCGAAACCTCTAGAGGATTGCAGTGGAATTGAAGTGGTTTACGGTCGTATGGACAGGGCCGTTCCACCTGCCCAGACGTTGAAGCTCAAGGATCTTATGCCGGGGGCAACTTTCAA
The DNA window shown above is from Fibrobacter sp. and carries:
- a CDS encoding alpha/beta hydrolase, translating into MSEKWVWLPDWASDLSLWQDDLTEVESSADHTFVPYEAIADNLEDPYKIPGLSKADVVVGSGMGAFLLLMHHKKKPSAQRWILLSPYADFCDEDSDWTETNLHFMARQMQTTTEPGLNSFAEQFEDEFGEWQDDWMDCAKKMNAEKLAKGITYLADNKISKPLEDCSGIEVVYGRMDRAVPPAQTLKLKDLMPGATFKERPKAGHWPPQLLL